From one Pseudomonas fluorescens genomic stretch:
- the ispE gene encoding 4-(cytidine 5'-diphospho)-2-C-methyl-D-erythritol kinase, producing MNTATLTLPAPAKLNLMLHILGRRPDGYHELETLFQFLDHADELSFALREDGEVRLLSEIDNIPHDNNLIVKAARKLKALTGCSQGVDIWLKKILPMGGGIGGGSSDAATTLLGLNHLWQLGLSEDQLAELGLSLGADVPVFVRGHAAFAEGVGEKLTPVDPEEPWYVVLVPQVFVSTAEIFSDPLLTRDSLPLKMRPVPKGNSRNDCQPVVEQRYPEVRKSLNLLNEFTDARLTGTGSCVFGAFPNKAEADKVLALLAETQTGFVAKGSNVSMLHRKLQSLL from the coding sequence ATGAACACTGCAACCCTGACCCTGCCGGCACCGGCCAAGCTCAACCTGATGCTGCACATTCTGGGTCGCCGCCCTGACGGCTACCATGAGCTGGAAACCCTGTTCCAGTTTCTCGACCACGCCGACGAACTGTCCTTCGCCCTGCGCGAAGACGGTGAAGTTCGCCTGCTCAGCGAGATCGACAACATTCCCCATGACAACAACCTGATCGTCAAGGCCGCGCGCAAGCTCAAGGCCCTGACCGGCTGCAGCCAGGGCGTGGATATCTGGCTGAAAAAGATCCTGCCCATGGGCGGCGGCATTGGCGGTGGCAGCTCCGACGCCGCCACCACCCTGCTCGGTCTCAACCATTTGTGGCAACTGGGCTTGAGCGAAGACCAACTGGCCGAACTGGGTCTGAGCCTGGGCGCCGACGTGCCGGTTTTCGTGCGCGGCCATGCGGCGTTCGCCGAGGGCGTGGGCGAGAAGCTGACCCCGGTCGACCCCGAAGAGCCCTGGTACGTTGTGCTGGTCCCGCAAGTATTTGTTAGCACAGCAGAAATTTTTTCAGATCCGCTGTTGACACGTGATTCCTTGCCCCTTAAGATGCGCCCCGTTCCCAAGGGAAACAGTCGAAATGACTGCCAACCGGTGGTAGAGCAGCGTTACCCAGAGGTACGCAAATCGTTGAATTTGTTAAACGAATTCACTGACGCTCGGCTTACCGGCACTGGAAGTTGTGTGTTTGGGGCCTTCCCAAACAAAGCTGAAGCTGATAAAGTTTTGGCCCTTCTTGCAGAGACCCAAACAGGGTTTGTAGCTAAGGGAAGCAACGTTTCGATGTTGCATCGCAAGCTGCAGAGTCTGCTCTAG
- a CDS encoding ribose-phosphate pyrophosphokinase, protein MSKMMVFTGNANPDLARRVVRQLHIPLGDVSVGKFSDGEISTEINENVRGKDVFIIQPTCAPTNDNLMELVVMADAFRRSSASRITAVIPYFGYARQDRRPRSARVAISAKVVADMLTVVGIDRVLTVDLHADQIQGFFDIPVDNIYGSPVLVDDIEDQRFENLMIVSPDIGGVVRARAVAKSLGVDLGIIDKRREKANHSEVMHIIGDVEGRTCILVDDMVDTAGTLCHAAKALKEHGAAKVYAYCTHPVLSGRAIENIENSVLDALVVTNTIPLSAAAQACDRIRQLDIAPVVAEAVRRISNEESISAMFR, encoded by the coding sequence GTGTCCAAGATGATGGTCTTTACGGGGAACGCTAACCCCGATCTGGCTCGGCGTGTCGTACGTCAGCTGCATATCCCACTGGGTGATGTTTCTGTCGGAAAGTTCTCCGACGGCGAAATCAGCACTGAGATTAATGAAAATGTTCGTGGTAAGGACGTTTTCATCATTCAGCCGACTTGCGCGCCAACCAACGATAATCTGATGGAACTGGTAGTGATGGCCGATGCCTTCCGCCGCTCCTCAGCTTCCCGAATCACTGCCGTGATTCCTTACTTCGGATATGCCCGCCAGGATCGCCGTCCGCGTTCGGCGCGTGTAGCTATCAGCGCCAAAGTCGTCGCTGACATGCTCACCGTCGTAGGTATCGACCGTGTTCTCACCGTCGACCTGCACGCTGACCAGATCCAGGGTTTCTTCGATATTCCGGTAGATAACATCTACGGCTCCCCCGTTCTGGTGGATGACATCGAAGACCAGCGTTTCGAGAACCTCATGATCGTGTCCCCGGACATCGGCGGCGTCGTGCGTGCACGTGCTGTTGCCAAGTCCCTGGGCGTTGATCTGGGTATCATCGACAAACGCCGTGAAAAGGCCAATCACTCCGAAGTGATGCATATCATTGGCGACGTCGAAGGACGTACCTGTATTCTCGTCGACGACATGGTCGACACCGCCGGCACCCTGTGCCACGCGGCCAAAGCCCTGAAAGAACACGGCGCTGCCAAGGTTTACGCCTACTGCACGCACCCTGTCCTGTCGGGTCGGGCGATCGAGAATATCGAGAACTCCGTGCTGGACGCACTGGTGGTGACCAACACCATCCCGCTGTCCGCTGCAGCACAAGCCTGTGACCGTATCCGTCAACTGGATATCGCACCGGTTGTTGCCGAGGCGGTTCGCCGCATCAGCAATGAAGAATCGATCAGCGCGATGTTCCGCTGA
- a CDS encoding 50S ribosomal protein L25/general stress protein Ctc: MTDFTLNAQARTDLGKGASRRLRRLAAQIPAVVYGGDKEAQSLTIVAKEIAKLFENEAAYSHVIELNIDGKKENVVVKAMQRHPAKQFILHADFVRVVAGQKLTAKVPVHFINEEAPVKKGGEISHVVNEIEVSCEAKDLPEFIEVDLANAEVGAIVHLSDLKAPKGVEFVALAHGNDLAVANVHAPRVAPEAAEGAAE; encoded by the coding sequence ATGACTGATTTCACTCTGAACGCCCAAGCGCGTACCGACCTGGGGAAAGGTGCGAGCCGCCGCCTGCGTCGTCTCGCCGCCCAGATCCCTGCCGTTGTTTACGGTGGTGACAAAGAAGCTCAATCCCTGACCATCGTGGCCAAGGAAATCGCCAAGCTGTTCGAAAACGAAGCTGCTTATAGCCACGTTATCGAACTGAACATCGACGGCAAGAAAGAAAACGTCGTTGTTAAAGCGATGCAGCGTCACCCAGCCAAGCAATTCATCCTGCACGCTGACTTCGTCCGCGTTGTTGCTGGCCAGAAACTGACCGCCAAAGTACCAGTGCACTTCATCAACGAAGAAGCTCCGGTCAAGAAAGGCGGCGAGATCTCCCACGTTGTCAACGAGATCGAAGTTTCCTGCGAAGCCAAAGACCTGCCTGAGTTCATCGAAGTCGACCTGGCCAACGCCGAAGTCGGCGCGATCGTCCACCTGTCGGACCTCAAAGCTCCGAAAGGCGTTGAGTTCGTCGCTCTGGCTCACGGTAACGACCTGGCTGTTGCCAACGTTCACGCTCCGCGTGTTGCGCCTGAAGCTGCAGAAGGCGCTGCCGAGTAA
- the pth gene encoding aminoacyl-tRNA hydrolase: MTAIQLIVGLGNPGPEYEQTRHNAGALFVERIASAQRVNLTADRKYFGLTAKFSHQGNDVRLLIPTTYMNRSGQAVAALANFFRIPPDAILVAHDELDLPPGVAKLKKGGGHGGHNGLRDIIAQLGNQNDFHRLRLGIGHPGDSSRVSGFVLGKAPRAEQEKLDASIDFALGVLPDILAGDWTRAMRELHSQKA; encoded by the coding sequence GTGACCGCCATCCAACTGATCGTCGGCCTGGGAAACCCCGGCCCCGAATACGAACAGACCCGGCATAACGCAGGGGCTCTTTTCGTAGAACGCATTGCCAGCGCCCAGCGCGTCAACCTGACCGCCGACCGCAAGTATTTCGGCCTGACGGCTAAATTCAGCCATCAGGGCAACGACGTTCGTCTGCTGATTCCGACCACCTACATGAACCGCAGCGGCCAAGCCGTTGCTGCACTGGCGAATTTTTTCCGCATCCCGCCAGATGCCATCCTGGTGGCCCACGACGAACTCGACCTGCCTCCCGGCGTCGCCAAGCTCAAGAAGGGCGGCGGCCACGGCGGGCACAACGGGCTGCGCGACATCATCGCCCAGCTCGGCAACCAGAATGACTTTCACCGTCTGCGGCTTGGCATCGGCCACCCGGGTGACAGCAGCAGGGTCTCCGGTTTCGTCCTCGGCAAGGCGCCACGCGCCGAGCAGGAGAAGCTGGACGCCAGTATCGATTTTGCCCTCGGCGTGCTGCCGGACATCCTCGCCGGCGACTGGACGCGTGCGATGAGAGAGCTGCACAGCCAAAAGGCCTGA
- the ychF gene encoding redox-regulated ATPase YchF — translation MGFNCGIVGLPNVGKSTLFNALTKSGIAAENFPFCTIEPNSGIVPMPDARLDALAAIVKPNRVLPTTMEFVDIAGLVAGASKGEGLGNKFLANIRETDAIAHVVRCFEDENVIHVSNSVDPKRDIEIIDLELIFADLDSCEKQLQKVARNAKGGDKDALAQKAILEKLIPHFTEGKPARSLMKNMADDEKALVRGFHLLTSKPVMYIANVAEDGFDNNPHLDVVRAIAEEEGAIVVPVCNKIEAEIAELDDGEEKDMFLEALGLEEPGLNRVIRAGYSLLNLQTYFTAGVQEVRAWTVRVGATAPQAAGVIHTDFEKGFIRAEVVAYDDFIQYKGESGAKEAGKWRLEGKDYIVKDGDVMHFRFNV, via the coding sequence ATGGGTTTCAATTGCGGCATCGTCGGCCTGCCCAACGTCGGCAAGTCCACCCTGTTCAACGCCTTGACCAAATCCGGCATCGCCGCTGAGAACTTCCCGTTCTGCACCATCGAGCCGAACAGCGGCATCGTGCCAATGCCCGATGCACGTCTGGACGCCCTGGCGGCCATCGTCAAGCCGAACCGCGTGCTGCCGACCACCATGGAATTCGTCGACATCGCCGGCCTGGTTGCCGGCGCCTCGAAAGGTGAAGGCCTGGGCAACAAGTTCCTCGCCAACATCCGCGAGACCGACGCCATCGCCCACGTGGTGCGCTGCTTCGAAGACGAGAACGTGATTCACGTCTCCAACAGCGTCGATCCCAAGCGCGACATCGAGATCATCGACCTGGAACTGATCTTCGCCGACCTCGACAGCTGCGAGAAGCAACTGCAGAAAGTCGCGCGCAACGCCAAGGGCGGTGACAAGGACGCCCTGGCGCAGAAAGCCATCCTCGAAAAACTGATCCCGCACTTCACCGAAGGCAAGCCTGCGCGCAGCCTGATGAAGAACATGGCAGACGACGAGAAGGCCCTGGTTCGCGGCTTCCACCTGCTGACCAGCAAGCCTGTGATGTACATCGCCAACGTTGCCGAAGACGGCTTCGACAACAACCCGCACCTGGACGTGGTCCGCGCCATCGCCGAAGAAGAAGGCGCGATCGTGGTGCCGGTGTGCAACAAGATCGAGGCAGAGATCGCCGAGCTCGACGACGGTGAAGAGAAAGACATGTTCCTCGAAGCCCTGGGCCTCGAAGAGCCAGGCCTGAATCGCGTGATCCGCGCCGGTTACTCGCTGCTCAACCTGCAGACCTACTTCACTGCCGGCGTGCAGGAAGTCCGCGCCTGGACCGTGCGCGTCGGCGCCACCGCCCCGCAAGCGGCCGGCGTGATTCACACCGACTTCGAGAAAGGCTTCATCCGCGCCGAAGTGGTCGCCTATGACGACTTCATCCAGTACAAGGGTGAAAGCGGCGCCAAAGAAGCTGGCAAATGGCGTCTGGAAGGCAAGGACTACATCGTCAAGGACGGTGACGTGATGCACTTCCGCTTCAACGTCTAA
- a CDS encoding IS3 family transposase (programmed frameshift) — protein MTKQRRTFTPEFKREAASLVLDQGYSHIEAARSLGLVESALRRWVNQLQQERGGVTPTSKALTPEQQKIQELEARINRLEREKTIFKKGHRALDGRGTRAFALIDQLRSEEPVDLLCSVFEVTRSCYYAHCRKRRTPDVERLVLRSRVNELFTQSRSAAGSRSIMFMMREDGIEIGRFKVRKLMSEMKLISKQPGSHAYKKATVERPDIPNVLDRAFSVSAPNEVWCGDITYVWAQGRWHYLAAVIDLFARRVVGWAFSSKPDADLVIKALDMAYEQRGRPQSVLFHSDQGSQYGSRSFRQRLWRYRFTQSMSRRGNCHDNAPMERLFRSLKTEWVPSVGYMSATLAQQDIGRFLMQRYNWQRPHQFNSGLAPAVAEEKLNAVSGIS, from the exons ATGACCAAGCAACGCCGTACCTTTACGCCCGAGTTCAAGCGAGAAGCCGCCAGCCTGGTGCTCGATCAGGGCTACAGCCATATCGAAGCAGCTCGCTCACTAGGGTTGGTTGAGTCTGCCCTGCGCCGCTGGGTCAACCAGCTCCAGCAAGAACGAGGCGGTGTCACTCCGACCAGTAAGGCGCTCACGCCCGAGCAGCAAAAAATCCAGGAGCTGGAAGCTCGGATCAATCGGCTGGAACGGGAAAAAACTATAT TTAAAAAAGGCCACCGCGCTCTTGATGGCCGAGGAACACGAGCGTTCGCGTTAATCGATCAGCTCCGCTCTGAAGAGCCTGTTGATCTGTTGTGCTCGGTATTTGAAGTCACCCGATCTTGCTACTACGCGCACTGCCGAAAACGGCGAACTCCCGACGTTGAGCGGCTGGTTTTACGCAGCCGTGTAAACGAATTGTTCACCCAAAGCCGCAGTGCCGCAGGCAGTCGAAGCATCATGTTCATGATGCGCGAGGACGGCATAGAAATCGGGCGTTTCAAGGTGCGCAAGCTGATGAGCGAAATGAAGTTGATCAGCAAGCAACCCGGCTCACATGCCTACAAAAAGGCGACGGTCGAGCGGCCGGATATTCCGAACGTGCTGGATCGAGCGTTCAGCGTATCGGCACCCAATGAGGTCTGGTGTGGTGACATCACGTATGTCTGGGCTCAAGGTCGCTGGCACTATTTGGCGGCTGTGATTGATCTGTTCGCCCGCCGCGTGGTGGGCTGGGCGTTTTCATCGAAGCCCGATGCCGACTTGGTGATCAAGGCCTTGGACATGGCCTATGAACAGCGTGGTCGGCCACAGAGTGTGCTGTTTCACAGCGATCAAGGCAGCCAATACGGCAGCCGAAGCTTCCGCCAGCGACTGTGGCGTTATCGCTTCACACAGAGCATGAGTCGGCGCGGAAACTGCCACGACAATGCGCCGATGGAAAGGTTGTTTCGCAGTCTGAAAACAGAATGGGTACCGAGCGTGGGCTACATGAGCGCTACGCTGGCACAGCAGGATATCGGCCGGTTTTTGATGCAGCGCTACAACTGGCAACGGCCACATCAATTTAACAGCGGGCTGGCGCCCGCTGTGGCCGAGGAGAAACTTAACGCAGTGTCCGGGATTAGTTGA
- a CDS encoding HNH endonuclease signature motif containing protein, protein MSKGDRLFRGPESHAAEKLSRDALAPFLNDRGYVVIADKRIQTGVATQQFISIRTPDSQILSMRVRLCWRRDGRNPNEKKYAAAQLAAHLRQGGWDATLEHITSRDTKRGLTHNLLVQRDEGAIIFAALIPIESLHAIWNRQREVSDDLQRRELKGRAKKNHAQNGTSPTLWLQDDRTPDGHEVADALWQWPGVIDLATLIPHVVESVVVDDTYDDCPAPDYSSLGRDEGERAPVLRSEVRRDPHVRRAVLERAGFACEREDCGKRRDFPGFLDVHHILGAEKSDRVYNCVALCPCCHREAHYAPYANDLNKQLLTYAKRFGGTAAAQWKGPPSCSAITSGGKAGSLPEEP, encoded by the coding sequence ATGTCGAAAGGAGATCGCCTTTTCCGGGGGCCAGAAAGTCATGCTGCCGAAAAACTATCCAGGGATGCACTAGCGCCATTCCTGAATGATCGAGGTTACGTTGTTATTGCCGACAAGCGAATTCAAACGGGCGTGGCCACTCAGCAGTTCATCAGTATCCGTACTCCTGATAGTCAGATACTGAGCATGCGCGTCCGGCTGTGCTGGCGGCGCGATGGACGAAATCCCAACGAGAAGAAATACGCAGCGGCTCAGTTGGCGGCGCACCTGCGGCAAGGTGGATGGGATGCGACGCTGGAGCACATCACATCGCGAGATACGAAGCGCGGGCTCACTCACAATTTGCTCGTGCAGCGTGACGAAGGCGCAATTATCTTTGCCGCGCTCATTCCTATCGAAAGCCTCCATGCCATCTGGAACCGCCAGCGCGAGGTCAGCGATGACCTACAACGCCGTGAGTTGAAGGGGCGGGCCAAGAAGAATCACGCTCAGAACGGTACCAGCCCGACTCTGTGGTTACAGGATGACCGGACACCTGATGGACACGAGGTGGCCGATGCACTGTGGCAGTGGCCGGGTGTGATCGACTTAGCCACGCTCATTCCCCATGTGGTGGAGTCGGTAGTAGTCGACGATACCTACGACGACTGCCCGGCTCCGGACTACTCGTCTCTGGGCCGGGATGAAGGCGAGCGCGCGCCCGTGCTTCGCTCGGAGGTTCGTCGCGACCCCCACGTACGTCGAGCCGTACTCGAAAGGGCCGGGTTTGCGTGTGAGCGTGAGGATTGTGGCAAGCGCCGGGACTTCCCTGGCTTCCTGGATGTTCATCACATCTTAGGGGCCGAGAAGTCAGACCGTGTATACAACTGCGTGGCCCTGTGCCCGTGTTGTCACCGCGAAGCGCACTATGCACCATATGCCAATGACCTCAACAAGCAGTTACTTACATATGCCAAGAGGTTCGGCGGAACCGCTGCTGCGCAGTGGAAGGGCCCACCATCGTGTTCGGCGATTACGTCTGGTGGCAAGGCCGGTAGTCTGCCTGAAGAGCCTTAG
- a CDS encoding helix-turn-helix transcriptional regulator, translated as MQIIRRKAVCKKLGGINPSTLWRLERNDPSFPPSVQLSGGIVGWFEHDLDHWLESKATKRPPIAESAARQNP; from the coding sequence ATGCAGATCATTCGCCGGAAAGCCGTTTGCAAAAAGCTAGGGGGCATCAACCCTTCAACACTTTGGCGTCTCGAGCGTAACGACCCTTCATTCCCACCATCGGTGCAATTAAGCGGCGGGATAGTAGGCTGGTTCGAGCATGATCTTGATCATTGGCTCGAATCCAAAGCAACCAAACGGCCCCCGATAGCCGAATCCGCCGCTCGGCAGAATCCCTGA
- the ppk2 gene encoding polyphosphate kinase 2 gives MAKKKEKQSSSERLQRKDYEQQLKALHIELVKLQQWVVAKGLKVCIVFEGRDGAGKGGTIKALTERVSPRVFRVVALPAPTEREKSQMYAQRYIQHMPSAGEVVIFDRSWYNRAGVERVMGFCTEEQSKKFLSVVPSFEKMLVESGIILIKYWLEVSPQEQERRLKERITDGRKIWKLTPMDLKSFTRWDDYTRARDDMFAASDTSWAPWYVARSEDKRRVRLNILSHFLKQVPYEDITHKQKIELPKRGKIGRYKSANYTSRLVPELF, from the coding sequence ATGGCCAAAAAGAAGGAAAAGCAAAGCAGCAGCGAACGTCTGCAACGCAAGGACTACGAGCAGCAACTCAAGGCCCTGCACATCGAACTGGTCAAACTGCAGCAGTGGGTGGTGGCCAAGGGGTTGAAGGTCTGCATCGTCTTCGAGGGCCGCGATGGCGCCGGCAAGGGCGGCACCATCAAGGCCCTGACCGAGCGCGTCAGCCCGCGGGTGTTTCGGGTCGTGGCGCTGCCCGCGCCCACCGAGCGTGAAAAAAGCCAAATGTACGCCCAGCGCTACATCCAGCACATGCCCTCGGCGGGCGAAGTGGTGATCTTCGATCGCAGCTGGTACAACCGCGCCGGCGTCGAGCGGGTGATGGGCTTTTGTACCGAAGAGCAATCGAAAAAATTCCTCTCGGTAGTACCGTCCTTCGAAAAAATGCTGGTCGAGTCCGGGATCATCCTCATCAAGTACTGGCTGGAGGTCAGCCCTCAGGAGCAAGAGCGGCGCCTGAAGGAACGCATCACCGATGGCCGCAAGATCTGGAAGCTGACGCCCATGGACCTCAAGTCCTTCACCCGCTGGGACGATTACACCCGCGCCCGCGATGACATGTTTGCCGCCTCCGATACCTCGTGGGCGCCCTGGTACGTGGCACGTTCAGAGGACAAGCGACGGGTGCGGCTGAACATCCTCAGCCACTTCCTCAAGCAGGTTCCCTACGAGGACATCACCCACAAGCAAAAGATCGAGCTGCCCAAGCGCGGTAAAATCGGCCGTTACAAAAGCGCCAACTACACCTCGCGCCTGGTGCCCGAGCTCTTCTAA
- a CDS encoding MFS transporter, translated as MNTRLLLGLLFAVSVVGFSLGASLPLVSLRLLDAGASTLQIGIVSAIPAAGMMLSAFMVDACCRHLTRRTIYLLCFGLCTLSIGLLEWGFSSIYLLGLLRLGLGIGMGIAIILGESWVNELSPEHNRGKIMALYATAFTGFQMLGPAMLALVGAQSTWVTTVVTGCYGLALLCIVLTVPNDHVEHGEEGGKSFSLAGFFRVAPALCMGVLFFSFFDAVILSLLPVYATNHAYAVGVAALMVTVILTGDMLFQLPIGWLADRCERTTVHLVCGVVAMLIGLALPWLIGMQWLLWPALVVLGAVAGGVYTLALVLIGQQFKGQDLVTANASVGLLWGVGSLLGPLLSGAAMDVAPHGLPMALTAMAALFVVFARSARRRAFRAAGAL; from the coding sequence ATGAATACGCGTTTGTTGCTCGGCTTGTTGTTTGCGGTTTCGGTGGTCGGTTTCAGCCTCGGGGCGAGTTTGCCGCTGGTGTCCCTGCGTTTACTCGACGCCGGTGCCAGCACTTTGCAGATCGGTATCGTCTCGGCGATTCCGGCGGCGGGGATGATGCTTTCGGCGTTCATGGTCGATGCCTGTTGCCGGCACCTGACCCGGCGCACCATCTACCTGCTGTGCTTCGGCCTGTGCACCCTGAGTATCGGCCTGCTCGAATGGGGCTTCTCCTCGATCTACCTGCTCGGCCTGTTGCGCCTGGGCCTGGGTATCGGCATGGGTATCGCGATCATCCTCGGTGAGTCGTGGGTCAACGAGCTGAGCCCGGAGCACAACCGCGGCAAGATCATGGCCCTGTACGCCACGGCCTTCACCGGTTTCCAGATGCTCGGCCCGGCGATGCTGGCGTTGGTCGGGGCGCAGAGCACCTGGGTGACCACGGTGGTGACTGGCTGCTACGGCCTGGCCCTGCTGTGCATCGTGCTGACGGTGCCCAATGACCATGTCGAGCATGGCGAGGAGGGCGGCAAGAGCTTTTCCCTGGCGGGCTTTTTCCGCGTCGCGCCGGCCCTGTGCATGGGCGTGCTGTTCTTCTCGTTCTTCGATGCGGTGATTCTCTCGCTGCTGCCGGTGTATGCCACCAACCACGCATACGCGGTGGGTGTAGCGGCGTTGATGGTGACGGTGATCCTGACCGGCGACATGCTCTTCCAGTTGCCGATCGGTTGGCTGGCCGACCGCTGCGAGCGCACCACCGTGCACCTGGTGTGCGGCGTGGTGGCAATGCTGATCGGCCTGGCGCTGCCGTGGCTGATCGGCATGCAATGGTTGCTGTGGCCGGCGCTGGTGGTGCTCGGCGCGGTGGCGGGCGGGGTCTATACCCTGGCGCTGGTGCTGATCGGTCAGCAGTTCAAGGGCCAGGACCTGGTCACCGCCAATGCCAGCGTTGGTTTGCTCTGGGGTGTCGGTAGCCTGCTCGGCCCGCTGCTCAGCGGCGCGGCCATGGATGTCGCCCCCCATGGCCTGCCGATGGCGTTGACGGCCATGGCTGCGCTGTTCGTGGTGTTCGCCCGCAGCGCCCGGCGTCGGGCCTTCCGGGCAGCGGGGGCCCTTTAG
- a CDS encoding MFS transporter → MAVSSASSTSTASAAPAQSSPLVMRIIAACALAHLINDLIQSVLPSIYPLLKANYGLTFTQVGMITLTFQITASLLQPWVGFYTDRKPMPNLLPLGTLCTLVGIVMLAYVGSFPMILLAAALVGIGSSTFHPETSRIARLASGGRFGLAQSSFQVGGNAGSAFGPLLAAAIIIPFGQGNVVWFGLFAVCAVLVTYGLSRWYREHLNLFKAKQGQRATHGLSRQRVIGALVVLGLLVFSKYFYMSSFTSYFTFYLIEKFDLSVASSQLHLFLFLGAVAAGTFFGGPIGDRIGRKAVIWFSILGVAPFTLLLPYVDLFWTSVLSVIIGFILASAFSAIVVYAQELVPGNVGMIAGIFFGLMFGFGGIGAAALGYLADLKGIEYVYSLCSYLPLFGLLAILLPATAKR, encoded by the coding sequence ATGGCTGTGAGCAGTGCCTCGTCCACTTCAACCGCAAGCGCCGCGCCTGCCCAGAGCAGCCCGCTGGTGATGCGCATCATCGCTGCCTGTGCCCTGGCGCACTTGATCAACGACCTGATCCAGTCGGTGCTGCCGTCGATCTATCCGCTGCTCAAGGCCAACTACGGCCTGACCTTCACCCAGGTCGGGATGATCACTTTGACCTTCCAGATCACCGCCTCGTTGCTGCAGCCGTGGGTCGGCTTCTACACCGACCGCAAGCCGATGCCGAACCTGCTGCCGCTGGGCACCCTGTGCACCCTGGTGGGCATTGTCATGCTCGCTTATGTCGGTAGCTTCCCGATGATACTGCTGGCCGCGGCGCTGGTGGGCATCGGCTCGTCGACCTTCCACCCGGAAACTTCGCGTATCGCCCGGCTGGCTTCAGGCGGGCGCTTTGGCCTGGCGCAATCGAGCTTCCAGGTCGGCGGCAACGCCGGCTCCGCCTTCGGCCCGTTGCTGGCGGCGGCGATCATCATTCCCTTCGGCCAGGGCAATGTGGTGTGGTTCGGTCTGTTTGCGGTCTGCGCCGTGCTGGTCACCTATGGCCTGAGCCGCTGGTACCGGGAACACCTGAACCTGTTCAAGGCCAAGCAGGGCCAGCGCGCCACCCATGGCCTTTCCCGCCAGCGGGTGATCGGTGCCCTGGTGGTGCTGGGGCTGCTGGTGTTCTCCAAGTACTTCTACATGTCCAGCTTCACCAGCTACTTCACCTTCTACCTGATCGAGAAGTTCGATCTCTCGGTGGCCAGCTCGCAGCTGCATTTGTTTCTGTTCCTCGGCGCGGTAGCGGCCGGGACCTTCTTCGGCGGACCGATCGGTGACCGCATTGGGCGCAAGGCGGTGATCTGGTTCTCGATCCTCGGCGTGGCGCCGTTCACCCTGTTGCTGCCGTATGTCGACCTGTTCTGGACCAGCGTGCTCAGTGTGATCATCGGCTTCATCCTCGCTTCGGCGTTCTCGGCCATTGTCGTGTATGCCCAGGAACTGGTGCCGGGCAACGTCGGCATGATCGCCGGGATCTTCTTCGGCCTGATGTTCGGTTTTGGCGGCATCGGTGCGGCGGCGCTGGGTTATCTGGCCGACCTCAAGGGCATCGAGTACGTCTACAGCCTGTGCTCGTACCTGCCGCTGTTCGGCCTGCTGGCGATCCTCCTGCCGGCCACCGCCAAGCGCTGA
- a CDS encoding RNA polymerase sigma factor, with amino-acid sequence MSDDQDNRSLSLLYQHHRSELLAFLTRRVRCRETARDLLQDAFVRLMHSERGEVGNLRAFLYRIANNLSIDHARRSQVRGVNDEQALEQLLNETSPERSAVAGNTLDHLERLIDGLPSPTREVFLLARVEQLSYKDIGARLGLDPRAVERHLNKALSHCAAAALHNRNKTDLP; translated from the coding sequence ATGTCCGATGACCAGGACAATCGCAGCCTGTCGCTGCTCTATCAGCATCACCGCAGTGAACTGCTGGCCTTCCTGACCCGCCGCGTGCGTTGTCGGGAAACCGCCCGCGACCTGCTGCAGGACGCCTTCGTCCGGTTGATGCACAGTGAGCGTGGCGAGGTTGGCAACCTGCGGGCCTTTTTGTACCGCATCGCCAACAACCTGAGCATCGACCATGCTCGGCGCAGCCAGGTACGCGGGGTCAATGACGAGCAGGCGCTGGAGCAACTGCTCAACGAAACCTCACCCGAGCGCAGTGCCGTGGCCGGAAACACCCTTGACCATCTCGAACGGCTGATCGACGGCCTGCCCTCGCCGACCCGCGAGGTGTTTTTGCTCGCCCGGGTCGAGCAATTAAGCTACAAGGACATCGGCGCGCGCCTGGGGCTCGACCCGCGCGCGGTCGAGCGTCATCTGAACAAAGCCCTGAGCCATTGCGCCGCGGCTGCCCTGCATAACCGAAACAAGACTGACCTGCCATGA